Proteins co-encoded in one Sinobacterium norvegicum genomic window:
- a CDS encoding 2OG-Fe(II) oxygenase produces the protein MAINAGAIPLYYSLFSHCSDEQRVVLMWLNNERVTSEVVSAWQTSLLAGCPHRVVIDGLFEPAMLDKVVKVLQQPDGWQTQQHTYDALYVDSAEWQRATTEQRFVQRDSWRPSPDDTGNNVAQQFLSFLRGEEFMALLSRIFKVVITDINVADPNINTNFFRLGAADFVGQHADDSPGREVCMLLYLNKAWQGDSGGELVFIGQDDQPVSIEPHYNRCVLFDPSSAGSEHWVERLNAEYADQYRYNVTSWYWSE, from the coding sequence GTGGCTATTAACGCCGGTGCTATTCCCCTGTATTATTCACTGTTTAGTCATTGCAGCGATGAGCAGCGGGTAGTTTTAATGTGGTTGAATAATGAACGAGTTACCAGTGAGGTCGTTAGTGCTTGGCAGACGTCTCTACTGGCTGGCTGCCCTCATCGCGTGGTTATTGACGGCTTATTCGAGCCAGCCATGCTCGATAAGGTGGTCAAGGTTTTACAGCAGCCCGATGGCTGGCAAACACAGCAACACACCTATGATGCCCTGTATGTGGATAGCGCCGAGTGGCAGCGGGCCACTACCGAGCAACGCTTTGTCCAGCGAGACAGTTGGCGGCCATCACCCGACGACACCGGCAATAATGTGGCGCAGCAGTTTTTAAGTTTTCTGCGTGGTGAGGAATTTATGGCGCTGCTATCACGTATTTTTAAGGTGGTGATAACGGATATCAACGTTGCTGATCCAAACATCAATACTAATTTTTTCCGCCTTGGTGCCGCCGATTTTGTCGGCCAACACGCCGACGACTCCCCGGGTAGAGAAGTCTGTATGCTGCTTTATCTTAACAAGGCATGGCAGGGCGATAGCGGCGGCGAGTTGGTGTTTATCGGCCAAGATGATCAGCCTGTCAGCATCGAACCGCACTATAACCGCTGTGTACTGTTTGATCCCTCATCGGCAGGTTCGGAACACTGGGTAGAAAGGCTGAATGCCGAATACGCTGATCAATATCGTTATAACGTGACCAGCTGGTATTGGTCTGAGTAG
- a CDS encoding SGNH/GDSL hydrolase family protein has translation MTYHFLTLLLLPFFLVQGLYVRRVTPQLPEPIGTRAGVTGTGPSIRLLIIGDSAAAGVGVDSQDQALLGQLVASLSASHRVTWKLQAFTGDASTEVLARLEAEGRETFDVVVVSVGVNDVTGRTRNIAWACNLQKLIDTLSNDFNAQQIYLSCLPPMHVFPALPQPLRWWLGQRAHQLNAIMADVADSNNQCTMVNAPFPIEKHYIADDGFHPGAPAYALWGRHMAELISAAATDSRRQPATADTTINGDT, from the coding sequence GTGACGTATCATTTTTTAACCCTATTGTTGTTACCGTTTTTTTTGGTGCAGGGACTTTATGTGCGGCGGGTTACCCCCCAATTGCCCGAACCCATCGGTACTCGCGCCGGAGTGACCGGCACAGGCCCAAGCATCCGTCTGCTAATTATTGGTGATTCCGCCGCCGCTGGCGTCGGTGTCGATAGTCAGGATCAGGCACTACTGGGGCAATTAGTGGCGTCTCTGAGCGCCAGTCACCGGGTGACATGGAAGCTGCAGGCATTTACCGGCGATGCTTCCACCGAAGTGTTGGCTCGCCTTGAGGCTGAGGGCAGAGAGACTTTTGACGTTGTCGTCGTCTCTGTCGGGGTCAATGATGTGACTGGCAGAACGCGCAATATTGCATGGGCCTGTAATTTACAAAAGCTGATTGATACCCTAAGCAATGACTTTAATGCCCAGCAAATCTATTTATCTTGTCTGCCACCGATGCATGTTTTCCCCGCTCTGCCGCAACCACTGCGCTGGTGGCTGGGTCAACGAGCCCATCAACTCAACGCCATCATGGCCGACGTGGCCGATAGCAATAACCAATGCACCATGGTAAACGCCCCCTTCCCGATCGAAAAACACTATATTGCTGACGATGGGTTTCACCCGGGCGCGCCAGCCTATGCGCTGTGGGGTCGTCATATGGCAGAACTGATTAGCGCAGCAGCAACAGACTCACGGCGGCAGCCAGCAACAGCTGACACAACAATAAACGGCGATACTTAA